The following proteins are encoded in a genomic region of Necator americanus strain Aroian chromosome II, whole genome shotgun sequence:
- a CDS encoding hypothetical protein (NECATOR_CHRII.G6560.T1), with product MKKNICYRQRRRKEAYDDCVLEDSLTQGDWHIEEDLNVDYEMLLRGLRACAERASKPRTTNLDRISKTTKELLERRRALRLDPNASHIEGLVANTSCRKALQEDLLKYKQKKILKTAQRRTSLKKCRSDLREYNIPLASLLSEDGIRTSSRREMEVITEKFYSNLFRSSTPVSSPIIPTGEAPPRILPSEVRVAIKSMKSGTAPGPDFISAEVLRAGGHPLHVILAAHMTSYLQKERIPDQWKTSRTVLIHKKGDRENLRNYRPICLLSVLYKVFTKIILTRISRTLDEAQSQKQAGFRQGFSLFLFSLVQGVQLLGPHPGRIVGHRGLQGIPPAPCSNFRRL from the coding sequence atgaaaaagaacatctgctatcggcaacgaaggagaaaagaagcctacgacgattgcgtactcgaggactccttgacccaaggtgactggcacatcgaggaggacctaaacgtggactacgagatgctgctcagaggattacgagcctgtgctgagcgtgcctcgaagccgcgcacgacaaacttggatcgaatttcaaagaccaccaaggaattgttggaaagaagaagggctttgaggcttgatccgaatgcatcgcacattgaggggttagtagcaaacactagctgcagaaaagcgttgcaggaggatcttctGAAATacaagcagaagaagattctgaaaacagcacaaagaagaacgagtctaaagaagtgccgcagtgatctccgcgaatataatattccgctagcaagcttgctgagcgaagacgggattcgcacgtcttctcgtcgtgagatggaagtAATTACGGAGaagttctactcgaaccttttccgttcatcaactcctgtgtcaagcccgatcatccccactggtgaagctccgccacggattctcccttcggaagtacgagtcgctatcaagagcatgaaatctggcacagcccccggccctgattttatatcagcagaagttcttcgggctggtggccatccgcttcatgtaatcttagcagcgcacatgacatcctatcttcagaaagaaaggatcccagaccagtggaagacctcgcgaaccgttcttatccataagaaaggtgaccgagagaaccttcggaactaccgtccgatatgcttactgagcgtgttatacaaagtattcaccaagatcatcctcacgcgcatatctaggacgctggatgaagcccagtctcaaaaacaagctggattccgccagggatTCAGCTTGTTCTTGTTCAGTTTGGTTCagggggttcagctgcttggaccacatccaggcCGTATCgtgggtcatagaggtttgcagggaataccgcctgctcCTTGTTCTAActttcgtcgactatga
- a CDS encoding hypothetical protein (NECATOR_CHRII.G6558.T1) has translation MLKLLRLNRGLGANGRWWFCTHLSSISSILTRSCHLVWPFCLRPLHQKSISIINCYTPTSAADESELDAFYEELEEVVRNEKSFYKFVVGDFNAKLGKATEEEYRIGRFGLGDRNKNGNRLAGLLSAVRLFHGNSLFMKKDQRRWTWESPNGATRAEIDHILTNRRWCLLDVSVVPSFCSGSYHRLLRAEIRISHTMKKNICYRQRRRKEAYDDCVLEDSLTQGDWHIEEDLNVDYEMLLRGLRACAERASKPRTTNLDRISKTTKELLERRRALRLDPNASHIEGLVANTSCRKALQEDLLKYKQKKILKTAQRRTSLKKCRSDLREYNIPLASLLSEDGIRTSSRREMEVITEKFYSNLFRSSTPVSSPIIPTGEAPPRILPSEVRVAIKSMKSGTAPGPDFISAEVLRAGGHPLHVILAAHMTSYLQKERIPDQWKTSRTVLIHKKGDRENLRNYRPICLLSVLYKVFTKIILTRISRTLDEAQSQKQAGFRQGFSLFLFSLVQGVQLLGPHPGRIVGHRGLQGIPPAPCSNFRRL, from the coding sequence gcgatGGTGGTTCTGCActcatctgtcgtccatctcgtcgattctcacgagatcctgtcacctcgtttGGCCATTctgcctccgccctctgcaccaaaaatccatcagtatcatcaactgctacacaccaacatcagcagctgatgaatccgaattggacgcgttttacgaggagctggaggaagtagtccgcaacgagaagtccttctacaaattcgttgtcggagacttcaacgcaaaactaggaaaggccacagaagaggaatacaggattggaagatttggactaggggaccggaataaaaacggcaatcgtctcgccgggctgttgtccgccgttcgcctctttcatgggaactctcttttcatgaaaaaagatcaacgtcggtggacatgggaatcgcccaatggcgcgactcgtgcggagatcgaccacatactcaccaaccggaggtggtgtctacttgacgtctcagtagtaccatccttttgtagtggttcttatcaccgtctccttcgtgcggaAATACGAATTAGCCACacgatgaaaaagaacatctgctatcggcaacgaaggagaaaagaagcctacgacgattgcgtactcgaggactccttgacccaaggtgactggcacatcgaggaggacctaaacgtggactacgagatgctgctcagaggattacgagcctgtgctgagcgtgcctcgaagccgcgcacgacaaacttggatcgaatttcaaagaccaccaaggaattgttggaaagaagaagggctttgaggcttgatccgaatgcatcgcacattgaggggttagtagcaaacactagctgcagaaaagcgttgcaggaggatcttctGAAATacaagcagaagaagattctgaaaacagcacaaagaagaacgagtctaaagaagtgccgcagtgatctccgcgaatataatattccgctagcaagcttgctgagcgaagacgggattcgcacgtcttctcgtcgtgagatggaagtAATTACGGAGaagttctactcgaaccttttccgttcatcaactcctgtgtcaagcccgatcatccccactggtgaagctccgccacggattctcccttcggaagtacgagtcgctatcaagagcatgaaatctggcacagcccccggccctgattttatatcagcagaagttcttcgggctggtggccatccgcttcatgtaatcttagcagcgcacatgacatcctatcttcagaaagaaaggatcccagaccagtggaagacctcgcgaaccgttcttatccataagaaaggtgaccgagagaaccttcggaactaccgtccgatatgcttactgagcgtgttatacaaagtattcaccaagatcatcctcacgcgcatatctaggacgctggatgaagcccagtctcaaaaacaagctggattccgccagggatTCAGCTTGTTCTTGTTCAGTTTGGTTCagggggttcagctgcttggaccacatccaggcCGTATCgtgggtcatagaggtttgcagggaataccgcctgctcCTTGTTCTAActttcgtcgactatga
- a CDS encoding hypothetical protein (NECATOR_CHRII.G6561.T1) yields MPIGKGVGQGDTISPKLFTAALQWIMKSLPWEERGIRVDGRFLSNLRFTDDIVLFSSSTNEAETMLNELNEAKRIGLRINRRKTQFMKNAYCEDGGVQLEGFQIVETSSYVYLGRSMNMGNYLKEELNRRMRAAWVAFAAVRVSYGPTDGPRSSCSSVRLDSPSSALLRSGDVGRHRGHV; encoded by the coding sequence atgcccattggaaagggggtgggacaaggcgatactatatcgccgaagctgttcacggctgcattgcaatggataatgaaatcacttccctgggaagaaaggggaatacgtgttgatggaagatttctctcgaaccttcgtttcacggacgacatcgttctcttttcgagcagtaccaatgaagcagaaacgatgctcaacgaattgaacgaagcgaAGAGAATAGggctacgaataaacagaaggaagacacagttcatgaagaacgcctactgcgaggacggaggagtacaacttgaaggcttccaaattgtggaaacttcgtcatacgtataccttggacgttctatgaacatgggaAACTActtgaaagaagaactgaatagaagaatgagagcagcatgggtagcattcgcagccgtcagagtcagctacggaccaactgacggaccaagatcttcgtgctcatctgttcgactcgacagtccttccagcgctctgttacgcagcggagacgtgggcagacaccgcggccacgtctag